One window of Planctomycetia bacterium genomic DNA carries:
- a CDS encoding serine/threonine protein kinase, translating to MNTTFQISSFTSPHDGAEPHPPCDEKSLERYRALISEQRVTWTEHHHFIQMLGAGGQGVVYLSERRGTDKFTLPVAMKIFSPEPYSTPQAYEDGMARMAHVAARVAQIQQDNLLDVHNFVERSGIRIMEMEWVDGFDLSRLLSHDMLAVLKKNLDAPRWNYINNVIVTSGPTQARLKPGIAIAVLRECLAALNALHRAKIVHGDVKPSNIMLKRTGNSKIIDIGSAFDLMEPPMRRACTPPYAAPEVLEGAVQNERSDLCSLGYVLVEMLSGSPPFAGIKNYAELLEAKRSLPQRLHERLPREVTCNELLTNLIRGLIAADPMRRFPTAEAADVMKEGAAGFQRQLVKGDLSSEYENEIRGWLRDLGDAKF from the coding sequence GCCGAGCCGCATCCTCCGTGCGATGAGAAATCGCTCGAACGCTATCGGGCCCTCATCTCCGAGCAGCGCGTTACTTGGACCGAGCATCACCACTTCATTCAGATGCTCGGGGCCGGCGGTCAGGGAGTGGTGTATCTCAGCGAACGGCGCGGCACCGATAAGTTCACGCTCCCGGTTGCGATGAAGATCTTTTCGCCCGAGCCTTATTCGACGCCGCAAGCTTATGAAGACGGCATGGCGCGGATGGCGCACGTCGCCGCGCGGGTTGCGCAGATCCAGCAAGACAATCTCCTCGACGTGCACAACTTCGTCGAGCGGAGCGGCATCCGGATCATGGAGATGGAATGGGTCGACGGGTTCGACCTCAGCCGGCTCCTCTCGCACGACATGCTCGCCGTGCTCAAGAAGAATCTCGATGCTCCGCGTTGGAACTACATCAACAACGTCATCGTCACGTCGGGCCCGACGCAAGCGCGGCTCAAGCCGGGGATCGCGATCGCCGTGCTGCGCGAATGCCTCGCGGCGCTCAACGCGCTACACCGCGCGAAGATCGTGCATGGCGATGTGAAGCCGTCGAACATCATGCTCAAGCGGACCGGCAACTCGAAGATCATCGACATCGGCTCGGCGTTCGACCTGATGGAACCCCCCATGCGCCGCGCCTGTACGCCTCCGTATGCCGCGCCGGAAGTGCTCGAAGGGGCCGTGCAAAACGAACGCTCCGATCTTTGCAGCCTCGGCTACGTGCTCGTCGAAATGCTCTCGGGCTCGCCGCCGTTTGCCGGAATCAAGAACTACGCGGAACTGCTGGAAGCGAAGCGGTCGTTGCCGCAGCGCTTGCACGAGCGCTTGCCGCGCGAAGTGACTTGCAACGAGCTGCTCACGAATTTGATTCGCGGCCTCATCGCCGCCGACCCGATGCGCCGCTTCCCGACGGCCGAAGCCGCCGACGTGATGAAAGAAGGAGCCGCGGGCTTCCAACGGCAACTCGTCAAAGGAGACTTGTCGAGCGAATACGAAAACGAAATCCGCGGCTGGCTGAGAGACTTAGGCGACGCGAAGTTTTAA